The Candidatus Bathyarchaeia archaeon genome contains a region encoding:
- the mobB gene encoding molybdopterin-guanine dinucleotide biosynthesis protein B, with amino-acid sequence MKTRKPPVIAVIGSKKSGKTRVIEILTLELTKRGYRVAAVKHIPERGFTIDAEGKDTWRFAKAGAKTVVAISPTEIATMEKRKTDELTLGEIMEKCLENDVIIIEGFRKLLGENMDVPKIVTVKTVEEALEASKTFKPIMAFAGLQQMDKVPLDAPYIYILENGDKLADLVEDFMRKRGKV; translated from the coding sequence ATGAAGACCCGCAAACCTCCGGTCATAGCCGTCATCGGAAGCAAAAAATCTGGAAAAACAAGGGTTATAGAAATTTTGACGCTGGAATTAACCAAGAGGGGCTACAGGGTGGCGGCTGTAAAACACATTCCAGAAAGAGGCTTCACGATAGACGCGGAGGGCAAGGACACTTGGCGTTTTGCAAAGGCGGGTGCCAAAACAGTTGTGGCCATATCACCGACAGAAATAGCCACAATGGAGAAGAGGAAAACGGATGAGCTAACTCTAGGAGAGATCATGGAGAAGTGTCTGGAAAACGATGTAATCATAATTGAGGGATTCAGGAAACTTTTGGGAGAAAACATGGATGTCCCGAAAATTGTTACCGTGAAAACGGTTGAGGAAGCCCTTGAAGCCTCGAAAACCTTCAAGCCTATTATGGCTTTTGCAGGACTTCAACAAATGGACAAGGTGCCGCTAGATGCGCCTTACATATACATTTTGGAAAACGGCGACAAACTTGCAGACTTAGTTGAGGATTTCATGAGAAAAAGAGGGAAAGTTTAG
- a CDS encoding nucleotidyltransferase domain-containing protein, with protein sequence MSQTIEWKPLDGDTFITQEGFILNVFGYEHPKDRVFAFLKYIPSHFRELFKIRLLERTWRFGELELFRAEKLYTAKNYQIFLQVFKRSFPEYVYFCPFRRKEVVSAPLDRIVEVFVPRERLKALMEAERRDELQELALEFVRLVSDEAKVPLEDFGVHGSIALNMHSAESDIDIVVYGSQNFRRVEAAVEKLVQEGILTYIFNNRLDAARRFKGRFKNKVFMYNAVRKPEEVNVNYGERQYTPLAPVKFRCVVKDDSEAMFRPAIYRIEGYKPLSDLPLPKDMIPDTVVSMIGCYRNVAKKGQLIEVSGILERVENTVTGKITYQVVVGSAESEEEYIWPVQTT encoded by the coding sequence GTGTCCCAAACGATTGAATGGAAACCCCTAGACGGCGACACTTTCATAACACAGGAAGGTTTCATCCTAAACGTTTTCGGATATGAGCATCCAAAGGATCGCGTATTCGCCTTCTTAAAATACATTCCATCCCACTTCAGAGAGCTCTTTAAGATTCGCCTGCTAGAGAGAACCTGGCGTTTCGGCGAGCTGGAGCTTTTCCGGGCTGAAAAACTCTACACGGCCAAAAATTATCAGATTTTTCTCCAGGTTTTTAAAAGAAGTTTTCCTGAATACGTTTACTTTTGTCCTTTTAGGCGAAAAGAGGTTGTTAGTGCTCCTCTCGATCGCATTGTTGAGGTTTTTGTTCCGAGGGAACGTCTAAAAGCCCTAATGGAGGCTGAGAGAAGAGATGAGTTGCAGGAGCTTGCCTTGGAATTTGTTCGGCTTGTTTCAGACGAGGCTAAAGTGCCACTGGAGGATTTTGGGGTTCACGGCTCCATAGCCTTAAACATGCATTCAGCCGAATCTGACATAGACATCGTTGTCTATGGAAGCCAAAACTTCCGCCGTGTTGAAGCCGCCGTCGAAAAACTTGTCCAAGAAGGCATCTTAACCTACATTTTCAACAACCGTTTGGATGCTGCTAGGCGATTTAAAGGGCGCTTCAAAAACAAGGTTTTCATGTACAACGCTGTCCGCAAGCCAGAGGAAGTTAACGTCAATTACGGTGAACGCCAATACACGCCTCTAGCTCCCGTCAAGTTTAGATGCGTGGTCAAGGATGATAGTGAAGCCATGTTCCGCCCAGCCATATACAGAATCGAAGGCTACAAGCCGCTTAGTGACTTGCCGCTTCCCAAAGATATGATTCCAGACACCGTTGTCTCAATGATTGGATGCTACAGAAACGTTGCAAAAAAAGGGCAGCTGATAGAGGTCTCCGGAATACTTGAACGTGTGGAAAACACCGTAACAGGAAAAATCACATATCAAGTTGTCGTCGGTTCTGCGGAAAGCGAGGAAGAATACATTTGGCCAGTTCAGACAACCTAA
- a CDS encoding nucleotidyltransferase domain-containing protein, translating into MASSDNLKLRDRDAIVTRESLIFRVFGYTHPPEGYICDLEYAPQILFQSANPKAYRTNGKHVFYKFYEDEGWRFISKHFPRYMILHKPLGRKVVGVHKEDIAEIRRPEQALKRILETKPKDELLKAVEKVLEATVLSLGLKIDHFGVFGSLLHGFYHPKFSDIDLIVYGRENLEKIRNLLQELYKDGCSAFSNEFADASPIQGKVWRYKNLTPQEFVWHQRRKLIYGVYRDETSGRTIKVEFEPVKSWNEIREDYGEIERITWIGWIKAILEVRDDSEAPYMPSVYQVEPLQILEGPRVNDLGMIVSYLEEFRMQAWRDEIIYVEGNLEKVETSNGSFCQITLTYGPRYYEQVLKVMKPIEI; encoded by the coding sequence TTGGCCAGTTCAGACAACCTAAAGCTCAGAGACCGCGACGCTATAGTCACGCGGGAAAGCTTAATCTTTCGGGTTTTTGGCTACACCCATCCACCAGAAGGCTATATCTGCGACCTAGAATACGCACCCCAGATCCTATTTCAGTCAGCTAATCCAAAAGCTTACAGAACCAATGGCAAACATGTTTTCTACAAGTTTTATGAAGATGAAGGTTGGCGCTTCATCAGTAAGCATTTTCCACGGTACATGATTCTCCACAAGCCCCTCGGCAGAAAAGTCGTGGGTGTCCATAAAGAGGACATCGCAGAAATCCGCAGGCCAGAGCAGGCCCTAAAAAGGATATTGGAAACAAAACCGAAGGATGAACTGCTTAAAGCCGTGGAGAAAGTTCTAGAAGCAACAGTGCTCTCCCTTGGACTCAAAATAGACCATTTCGGGGTTTTCGGCTCACTTCTCCACGGTTTTTACCATCCGAAATTCTCAGACATAGACCTAATAGTCTACGGCAGAGAAAACCTGGAAAAAATTCGCAATCTCCTCCAAGAACTGTACAAAGATGGCTGTTCAGCCTTCTCCAATGAATTTGCCGACGCTTCGCCCATTCAAGGGAAGGTTTGGCGCTACAAGAACCTAACGCCACAAGAGTTTGTTTGGCATCAAAGGCGCAAACTGATATACGGAGTTTACCGCGACGAGACGTCCGGACGCACCATAAAAGTTGAATTTGAACCGGTGAAAAGCTGGAACGAAATTCGGGAGGACTATGGTGAAATTGAGAGGATCACGTGGATAGGCTGGATTAAAGCCATCCTAGAAGTAAGAGATGACTCAGAGGCTCCATACATGCCCTCAGTCTATCAAGTTGAGCCACTGCAAATCCTTGAGGGACCGCGCGTTAACGACTTGGGAATGATTGTTTCCTACCTTGAAGAGTTTAGGATGCAAGCGTGGAGGGACGAAATAATCTACGTGGAGGGGAACCTCGAAAAAGTTGAAACATCCAACGGCAGCTTCTGCCAGATAACTTTAACCTATGGACCCCGCTACTACGAGCAGGTTTTGAAGGTTATGAAGCCAATTGAAATCTAG
- a CDS encoding ECF transporter S component — protein sequence MASLEFSAKNVALMTVFTALSFIICKFIPGIPIVGVPDAQIKFDAAVAPLYGMIIGPYLGFLAALIGGLIAAGSPFTVLTSFCTAVSAMVAGFLTLEIVSKNSRIQGWQASAIILAALIAGWYATWVGQKAIFYPVLHFAGLFAILVTRDWAANSFKEIGMPREGWQVKPASILCGVILFVAGYMFTKPYLNEVIQLSYLSLPLYILAAILILYGAFGAGRYTFIASVFLASYCGIIADHMLGNLIFIGAIDIFIPLSVVENYFLKPLGLPDIPSLFMYMVPVSAIERVLMTVVATIVGVGLISGLYKAGLIFKKQ from the coding sequence TTGGCAAGTTTGGAGTTCTCCGCAAAGAACGTGGCGTTAATGACTGTCTTCACCGCCCTCTCCTTCATAATCTGCAAATTCATACCCGGAATACCCATAGTAGGTGTCCCAGATGCTCAAATAAAGTTTGACGCAGCCGTTGCACCCCTCTACGGAATGATCATCGGTCCATACCTAGGGTTTCTAGCCGCTCTAATAGGCGGATTAATTGCTGCGGGCAGCCCCTTCACCGTTTTAACAAGCTTCTGCACAGCGGTTTCAGCCATGGTGGCCGGCTTCCTGACCCTTGAAATAGTCTCAAAAAACAGCAGGATTCAAGGATGGCAAGCATCAGCCATAATCCTCGCAGCGCTGATAGCGGGCTGGTATGCCACATGGGTTGGGCAAAAAGCCATATTCTATCCGGTTCTACACTTTGCAGGATTGTTCGCCATTCTCGTCACTCGAGACTGGGCTGCGAACTCCTTCAAAGAGATTGGAATGCCAAGGGAGGGGTGGCAGGTTAAACCGGCCTCTATACTTTGCGGCGTAATCTTGTTTGTCGCCGGATACATGTTCACGAAGCCCTACCTAAACGAGGTGATTCAGCTAAGCTATCTTTCACTTCCACTTTACATATTGGCGGCAATCCTCATCCTCTATGGAGCATTCGGAGCAGGACGCTACACCTTCATCGCCTCGGTTTTCCTAGCAAGCTATTGCGGAATAATAGCTGACCACATGCTTGGAAACCTAATATTCATAGGAGCGATAGACATCTTCATCCCCCTCAGCGTCGTGGAAAACTATTTTCTAAAACCGCTAGGACTGCCGGACATACCATCCCTATTCATGTACATGGTTCCAGTCTCAGCCATTGAAAGAGTACTAATGACTGTTGTGGCGACGATAGTTGGGGTCGGCCTAATCTCCGGACTATACAAGGCAGGCCTCATCTTCAAGAAGCAATAA
- a CDS encoding triphosphoribosyl-dephospho-CoA synthase: protein MQTSLDKAAHVAQCLELAILLEVSADKPGNVNLVVGFEGTNHMHFLASAVAAAPYFRIAAERGIATSRGEMKLEHVGVGQIIRDCVAEISRWQRGGNTLLGTILLFAPLAVAAGMTPMEKGVFELSELRRNLKRVVEATTPEDAVAVYEAVRIAKPSGLGKAPDLDMNDPTSTEKILRERITLHRVFQIASAYDMICSEWVNNFPVTFDFAYPSLMKHLNGGEDLNTAIVQTFLEVLAAYPDTFIARKVGMEKARQVSAMAKEVLENGGLKTSFGREKLRLFDALLRLDGNNLNPGTTADIIAAAIALAILNGYRP from the coding sequence TTGCAAACAAGCTTGGACAAAGCCGCCCACGTTGCCCAGTGCCTAGAGCTAGCCATTCTCTTGGAAGTCAGCGCCGACAAACCCGGAAACGTGAACTTGGTTGTAGGCTTTGAAGGCACCAACCACATGCACTTTTTAGCTTCAGCCGTAGCGGCAGCCCCCTACTTCAGGATTGCCGCCGAAAGAGGCATAGCCACCTCCAGAGGCGAAATGAAATTGGAGCATGTGGGTGTTGGACAGATAATCCGTGACTGTGTCGCCGAGATAAGTCGCTGGCAAAGGGGAGGCAACACACTGCTTGGCACAATTCTCTTGTTTGCGCCGCTTGCAGTGGCCGCGGGCATGACACCGATGGAGAAGGGAGTTTTTGAACTTTCAGAGTTAAGGCGGAACCTTAAACGTGTTGTGGAGGCAACAACACCCGAGGATGCCGTTGCAGTATATGAGGCCGTTAGGATTGCTAAACCCAGCGGACTTGGGAAGGCTCCAGACTTAGACATGAACGATCCAACATCCACCGAGAAAATTCTCCGTGAAAGAATCACACTTCACAGGGTTTTCCAGATAGCTTCAGCCTACGATATGATTTGCTCAGAATGGGTTAACAATTTCCCAGTAACCTTCGACTTCGCCTATCCAAGCCTTATGAAACACCTCAACGGAGGCGAAGACTTAAACACGGCTATAGTCCAAACTTTCTTAGAGGTTCTGGCAGCCTACCCAGACACCTTCATCGCCAGAAAAGTTGGCATGGAGAAAGCCCGTCAAGTTTCAGCCATGGCCAAAGAGGTCTTGGAAAATGGCGGCTTGAAGACGTCCTTTGGAAGGGAGAAGCTCCGCCTCTTCGACGCCCTTTTGAGGCTGGATGGCAACAACCTAAATCCAGGCACAACAGCCGATATAATCGCGGCAGCCATCGCCCTAGCGATCCTTAACGGCTACAGACCATGA
- a CDS encoding lysine exporter LysO family protein encodes MIKYVLPVLVIGVLAGYINNQFGVSLLNIVFSEYIFTFSLFLLLFLMGLQFAADRQATAKMRMAGLKMLVFPFAVALGSILGGFVGGLILGIDVFASMGVCAGFGWYTLAGPLAGQLFGLKWGALGLAVNLLRELVTIATAWLAAKLDRYAPIAMGGATAMDTTLPIIVQYSGQDTLITAFSSGFILTAAAPFTITAIAALAH; translated from the coding sequence ATGATAAAGTATGTTTTGCCAGTCCTCGTCATAGGCGTTTTAGCGGGCTACATAAACAATCAGTTTGGTGTTTCACTGTTGAATATTGTTTTTTCAGAGTACATCTTCACATTCTCGCTGTTTTTGCTGTTGTTTCTGATGGGATTGCAATTCGCAGCGGATAGGCAGGCAACTGCAAAAATGAGGATGGCTGGGCTTAAGATGCTCGTCTTCCCTTTCGCCGTCGCCCTTGGAAGTATTTTAGGTGGATTTGTCGGCGGCTTAATCCTTGGAATAGATGTTTTCGCTTCCATGGGGGTTTGCGCTGGCTTCGGCTGGTATACGTTGGCTGGACCCTTGGCTGGTCAGCTTTTCGGGCTTAAATGGGGTGCCTTAGGCTTGGCGGTGAACCTCTTAAGGGAGTTGGTCACCATAGCCACGGCATGGCTTGCTGCGAAACTGGACAGGTATGCGCCGATAGCCATGGGGGGAGCAACAGCAATGGACACAACCCTTCCCATAATAGTACAGTATAGTGGACAGGACACTCTCATAACTGCTTTTTCCAGCGGCTTTATCCTAACAGCGGCGGCGCCTTTCACCATAACCGCCATTGCCGCCCTAGCCCACTAG
- a CDS encoding molybdopterin dinucleotide binding domain-containing protein, with protein sequence MTEKPKLRVTLLTGRTIEQGVGKELGKSTREYVESVSVCYMDPEDMKRLGVKDGTNVQVSTAFGSVVVKAKKSLRAPHPGVIYIPYGPWANVVVDPETHGIGMPTFKGVPATVEPAPDKPVLGLTELLKQQFGKG encoded by the coding sequence ATGACTGAAAAACCTAAACTGAGGGTTACGCTGCTAACCGGGCGCACCATAGAGCAGGGTGTTGGAAAAGAGCTTGGAAAAAGCACGCGGGAATATGTGGAAAGCGTCTCCGTATGCTACATGGATCCAGAAGACATGAAGAGGCTTGGCGTAAAGGACGGGACAAATGTTCAGGTTTCCACAGCTTTCGGCTCAGTTGTGGTTAAGGCCAAAAAATCTTTGAGGGCACCCCACCCTGGTGTAATATACATACCCTATGGTCCTTGGGCAAATGTAGTTGTGGATCCTGAAACCCATGGGATTGGCATGCCCACTTTTAAAGGTGTGCCGGCCACCGTGGAGCCCGCTCCAGACAAGCCTGTTTTGGGCTTAACGGAACTCCTTAAACAACAGTTTGGGAAGGGTTAA